One window of Botrimarina mediterranea genomic DNA carries:
- the dnaG gene encoding DNA primase: protein MSFAGADDAKERVRQATDIVDLVGSYLQLRRQGRGYVGLCPWHDDSKPSFQVNPDRQSFKCWVCDIGGDVFSFLMKMDGLEFREALEQLADRAGIELRPAQPGQRIEPGSPGDKKTLLAAMAWAVERYHHCLLEAQQAEPARAYLAERGVSAEAIQRFRIGFAPQGWDWLLKQGPGAGYSPAVLERVNLIASRSSGDGYYDQFRGRVLFPIRDVRGRPVAIGGRIIPQLAEAEARPDYKPAKYVNSSETPIYSKSHTLYALDLAKEGSSQLSELVVVEGYTDVIACHQAGVTNVVACCGTAMGEGHLKLVRRFTDRLVLVLDGDEAGRRRASELLELFIASPIDLRILTLPGRLDPCDFVASHGSDKFADLVAQAPDALEHKLQSVTNGMVLSADNTHAATRAAEQMLATLARTRPLLGEAPSAFFLREQSIVGRLSRRLRLPEESLRKRLSELRQSADSKPLVAARVEAIEDAAPRRVRATELPSWEREAIELMLLGDDFAQKLTQDLDEVDFHGAARELFVAFRDAALAGEATYEHLMSIIEDEPLKMLLIEIDELGSGRTTSDPVKRLNDLLLIRQRRHEGAARGEQISALRSGELCESEADQAVAALFASRKRHETGSPSTEG from the coding sequence GTGAGCTTCGCCGGGGCTGACGACGCCAAGGAACGGGTCCGCCAAGCCACCGACATAGTCGATCTGGTCGGCAGCTACTTGCAGCTGCGCAGGCAGGGACGCGGCTACGTCGGCCTCTGCCCCTGGCACGACGACTCGAAGCCCAGCTTCCAGGTGAATCCCGACCGGCAGTCGTTCAAGTGCTGGGTCTGCGATATCGGTGGCGACGTCTTCTCGTTCCTGATGAAGATGGACGGCCTCGAGTTCCGCGAGGCGCTGGAGCAACTCGCCGACCGCGCCGGCATCGAGCTACGTCCCGCCCAGCCAGGGCAGCGCATCGAGCCCGGCTCGCCCGGCGACAAGAAGACGTTGCTAGCCGCGATGGCCTGGGCCGTCGAGCGGTACCACCACTGCCTACTCGAAGCCCAACAAGCCGAGCCCGCGCGGGCCTACCTCGCCGAGCGCGGCGTCTCGGCTGAGGCCATCCAGCGTTTCCGCATCGGCTTCGCGCCGCAGGGCTGGGATTGGCTTCTCAAGCAGGGCCCCGGCGCCGGCTACTCGCCCGCCGTGCTGGAACGCGTCAACTTGATCGCGTCGCGCAGCTCGGGCGACGGCTACTACGACCAGTTCCGCGGCCGCGTGCTCTTCCCGATCCGTGACGTGCGCGGCCGGCCCGTCGCGATTGGCGGGCGGATCATTCCGCAGCTAGCAGAGGCTGAGGCGCGCCCCGATTACAAACCGGCCAAGTACGTCAACTCGTCGGAAACGCCCATCTACTCCAAGAGCCACACGCTCTACGCCCTCGACTTGGCGAAAGAGGGCTCGTCGCAGCTTAGCGAGCTGGTCGTTGTCGAGGGCTACACCGACGTCATCGCCTGCCATCAGGCGGGCGTCACGAATGTCGTCGCCTGTTGCGGCACCGCGATGGGCGAGGGCCACCTGAAGCTCGTCCGCCGCTTTACCGACCGCCTCGTGCTCGTGCTCGACGGGGACGAGGCCGGCCGGCGCCGTGCTAGCGAGCTGCTGGAACTTTTTATCGCTAGTCCGATCGATCTTCGGATTCTGACCTTGCCTGGAAGGCTCGATCCGTGTGATTTTGTAGCGTCACATGGAAGTGACAAGTTCGCGGACCTGGTCGCCCAGGCCCCGGACGCCCTCGAACACAAACTGCAGAGCGTGACCAACGGAATGGTCCTCTCAGCTGACAACACGCACGCCGCGACGCGCGCCGCCGAGCAAATGCTCGCGACGCTCGCGCGCACCCGCCCGCTGCTCGGCGAAGCGCCCAGCGCGTTCTTCTTGCGTGAGCAGTCGATCGTCGGCCGATTATCACGGCGCCTCCGTCTCCCCGAAGAAAGCCTCCGCAAGCGGCTCAGCGAACTGCGTCAGTCGGCTGACTCCAAGCCGCTGGTCGCCGCCCGCGTCGAAGCGATCGAAGACGCCGCCCCCCGCCGCGTCCGCGCCACGGAGCTTCCCTCTTGGGAGCGAGAAGCGATTGAGCTGATGCTGCTCGGCGACGACTTCGCTCAGAAGCTCACGCAGGACCTCGACGAGGTCGACTTCCACGGCGCTGCCCGCGAGCTGTTTGTCGCCTTCCGCGACGCGGCCCTCGCCGGCGAGGCCACATACGAACACCTGATGTCAATCATCGAGGACGAGCCGCTAAAGATGCTGCTCATCGAGATCGATGAGCTTGGTTCGGGACGCACCACCAGCGACCCGGTCAAGCGACTAAACGACCTTCTGCTCATCCGCCAGCGTCGCCATGAGGGCGCCGCTCGCGGCGAGCAGATATCGGCTCTCCGCAGTGGAGAGCTCTGCGAGAGCGAAGCGGACCAGGCGGTCGCCGCCTTGTTTGCTTCGCGAAAACGCCACGAGACAGGTTCCCCGTCCACGGAAGGATAG
- a CDS encoding S1C family serine protease, whose protein sequence is MENDLHSAADDPTATAPEVSTPAVPSESSTERRMFDKPNLQLHDPDPYAFANRIRKLVVIASLLACLAAAPFFSRVFAYQVRRGQMQAEYETATKALGEMAPQLKAFEEASRSIARKVGPSVVSINRLTLSRGGRTMFQGIGSGFIVDPEGYVITNYHVINQAERLIVRFSNGESSDASIVGGDQRTDLAVLKIDGGNLPALEWADSDQLQMGDLVWAVGSPFGLENSITFGIVSSTSRRRDSGITEDIYQEFFQSDVAINPGNSGGPMVNLAGKVVGVNTMIVGESYAGVSLSIPSRVARDHYEQIREKGFVERGFLGIDPSAPTTTLRQKLGLERGEGVAINNLRTNTPAADAGLRNNDVILQWNDHKAVDPSLLSQRIAATEVGSEAKVVVRRLENGAPVDKELTVRVGRRTDVGR, encoded by the coding sequence ATGGAGAACGACCTGCACTCGGCGGCGGACGACCCCACCGCCACTGCGCCGGAAGTCTCGACGCCGGCTGTCCCCAGCGAGTCGTCTACAGAGCGGCGGATGTTCGACAAACCGAACCTCCAGCTCCACGACCCCGACCCCTACGCCTTCGCCAACCGCATCCGCAAGCTCGTGGTGATCGCGAGCCTGCTGGCGTGCTTGGCGGCCGCGCCCTTCTTCTCTCGGGTCTTTGCCTACCAGGTCCGTCGGGGCCAGATGCAGGCCGAGTACGAAACGGCGACGAAGGCGCTGGGCGAAATGGCGCCGCAGCTCAAGGCCTTCGAAGAGGCCTCGCGGTCGATTGCCCGCAAGGTCGGCCCCAGCGTCGTCAGCATCAACCGCCTGACCCTCTCTCGCGGCGGCCGGACGATGTTCCAAGGGATCGGCTCGGGCTTCATCGTCGATCCTGAGGGCTACGTCATCACCAACTATCACGTCATCAACCAAGCCGAACGGCTCATTGTCCGCTTCAGCAACGGCGAGAGCTCCGATGCATCGATCGTTGGCGGCGACCAGCGCACCGACCTCGCGGTGCTGAAGATCGACGGCGGCAATCTCCCAGCGCTCGAGTGGGCCGACAGCGACCAGCTCCAGATGGGCGACCTCGTCTGGGCCGTCGGCAGCCCCTTCGGCCTGGAAAACAGCATCACGTTCGGCATCGTCAGCTCAACGTCGCGCCGTCGTGACAGCGGCATCACCGAAGATATCTACCAAGAGTTCTTCCAATCCGACGTCGCCATCAACCCGGGTAACTCGGGCGGCCCGATGGTCAACCTCGCCGGCAAGGTCGTTGGCGTCAACACGATGATCGTCGGTGAGTCGTACGCCGGCGTCTCGCTGTCGATCCCCAGCCGCGTAGCGCGCGACCACTACGAGCAGATCCGCGAGAAGGGCTTCGTCGAACGCGGCTTCCTCGGCATCGACCCCTCGGCGCCCACCACGACGCTGCGTCAGAAGCTCGGCCTGGAGCGTGGCGAGGGCGTCGCCATCAACAACCTCCGCACCAACACTCCTGCCGCCGACGCTGGCCTCCGCAACAACGATGTCATCCTCCAGTGGAATGACCACAAGGCGGTCGATCCGAGCCTCCTCAGCCAACGTATCGCCGCCACCGAGGTCGGCTCCGAAGCAAAGGTCGTCGTCCGCCGGTTGGAGAACGGCGCTCCCGTGGACAAAGAACTGACCGTCCGCGTCGGCCGCCGAACCGATGTGGGACGCTGA
- a CDS encoding ATP dependent DNA ligase: MSQATLDEQPIEPSLAPETAFPAALGPACEKCGRPNTAAACQHCGWYPVLGIHVEIDDAYEAVMLGPQAAVAEGAAAPKQPGWEKHLAVWASLIPWWGWLMVGTTLACVAAGVAARLATLGNPTLQTWCGVGGLVGGLSIAAVCHVVAFVLCSFEDANFGVADLIIKPLKTWKQIASGLPKYIAIANGGNFGVSLALSAALIVGGVPYERLLDWGFKAPPKQSLVGAIASAASQAKGDDNKSLEEAVNEFAGDAGVDQLSGDAAGKPPAAVKPREKLECLIIGYHAGKSGGIQSLLLATDSGGKLQYVGQVTPAIEAAEAIELLKKFERSLATRPFVKTSESAVWLRPRFTCRVTYREWPNGARPKDLQWDQMLDEVKLPW, encoded by the coding sequence GTGTCCCAAGCGACCCTCGACGAGCAGCCGATTGAACCCTCCCTGGCCCCAGAGACCGCGTTTCCGGCCGCCCTCGGGCCCGCCTGCGAGAAATGCGGGCGACCGAACACCGCCGCCGCCTGTCAGCACTGTGGCTGGTACCCGGTGCTGGGGATCCATGTCGAAATCGACGACGCCTACGAGGCGGTCATGCTCGGCCCCCAGGCGGCAGTCGCGGAGGGCGCTGCGGCGCCGAAGCAGCCCGGTTGGGAGAAGCACCTTGCGGTCTGGGCGAGCCTGATCCCGTGGTGGGGCTGGCTGATGGTCGGCACGACGCTCGCTTGCGTCGCCGCCGGCGTGGCGGCGCGCCTTGCGACGCTAGGAAACCCGACGCTGCAAACCTGGTGCGGCGTTGGTGGATTGGTCGGCGGTCTGTCGATCGCCGCGGTCTGCCACGTCGTGGCCTTTGTGCTCTGCTCGTTCGAAGACGCCAACTTCGGCGTCGCTGATCTCATCATCAAGCCGCTGAAGACTTGGAAGCAGATTGCTAGCGGGCTTCCCAAGTACATCGCCATCGCCAACGGCGGCAACTTCGGCGTCTCGCTGGCCCTGTCGGCGGCGTTGATCGTGGGCGGCGTGCCGTACGAGCGGCTGCTCGACTGGGGCTTCAAGGCGCCGCCAAAGCAATCGCTCGTGGGCGCCATCGCTAGCGCCGCCTCTCAGGCTAAGGGAGACGACAACAAGAGCCTCGAAGAAGCGGTCAACGAATTCGCCGGCGATGCCGGCGTGGATCAACTGAGCGGCGACGCCGCCGGCAAGCCTCCAGCGGCGGTCAAGCCTCGCGAGAAGCTTGAGTGCCTGATCATCGGCTACCACGCCGGCAAGTCGGGCGGCATCCAGTCTCTATTGCTCGCGACAGATTCCGGCGGCAAGTTGCAGTACGTCGGCCAGGTCACTCCCGCGATCGAAGCCGCCGAGGCCATCGAGCTTCTGAAGAAGTTTGAGCGTAGCCTCGCAACGCGGCCGTTCGTAAAGACATCCGAGTCCGCCGTGTGGCTCCGCCCGCGATTCACGTGCCGTGTGACGTATCGTGAGTGGCCCAATGGAGCCCGCCCGAAGGACTTGCAGTGGGATCAAATGCTCGACGAGGTGAAGCTGCCGTGGTGA
- the aat gene encoding leucyl/phenylalanyl-tRNA--protein transferase, which produces MAASRSKAKPGSRFPDPRLADPEGLVAVGGRMEPEWLLDAYRHGVFPWPTGEDDPLLWWSPDPRCILPLDGFKASSRLRRRMRSGRFAVTFDQDFAGVMHGCATGPGREGGTWITKAIRTAYARLHRLGHAHSVETWIMEGDSRRLVGGVYGVAVGGLFAAESMFHRETDASKVALASLVQHLNERGFRLLDIQQWTAHTGSLGAAEVSRDDYLDRLARVVDLPVAF; this is translated from the coding sequence ATGGCAGCGTCGCGCTCAAAAGCGAAACCCGGCTCGCGGTTTCCGGACCCTCGACTAGCCGATCCTGAGGGGTTGGTGGCGGTCGGCGGGCGCATGGAGCCGGAGTGGCTGCTCGACGCCTACCGGCACGGCGTGTTCCCGTGGCCAACCGGCGAGGACGACCCGCTCTTGTGGTGGTCGCCCGACCCTCGCTGCATCTTGCCCCTCGATGGGTTTAAGGCTTCATCGCGGTTGCGGCGGCGGATGCGGAGCGGACGCTTCGCGGTCACTTTCGATCAGGACTTCGCCGGCGTCATGCACGGCTGTGCAACGGGCCCCGGTCGAGAGGGGGGCACGTGGATTACCAAGGCGATCCGCACCGCGTATGCACGGCTGCACAGGCTCGGTCACGCTCACAGCGTTGAGACGTGGATCATGGAGGGCGACTCGCGCCGGCTCGTCGGCGGCGTTTACGGCGTCGCAGTGGGAGGCCTGTTCGCGGCCGAATCGATGTTCCACCGCGAGACCGACGCGTCGAAGGTGGCGCTAGCGTCTCTCGTACAGCATCTCAACGAGCGGGGCTTCCGTCTGCTCGACATCCAGCAGTGGACCGCCCACACCGGAAGTCTCGGCGCGGCGGAGGTGTCGCGGGACGATTACCTGGACCGGCTGGCGCGGGTGGTGGATTTGCCAGTCGCGTTTTGA
- a CDS encoding histidine triad nucleotide-binding protein: protein MPRETLFTKIVAREIPADIVYEDDLCLAFRDIAPQAPTHVLVVPKEPVESIDSLTADHQELAGHMMLVCKKVAAAEGLSAGYRVVINNGKDGGQSVDHLHFHVLGGKSLKWPPG from the coding sequence ATGCCCCGCGAAACGCTCTTTACTAAGATCGTCGCCCGTGAGATCCCGGCCGACATTGTCTACGAGGACGACCTCTGCCTCGCTTTCCGCGATATCGCGCCGCAAGCGCCGACGCATGTGCTCGTAGTTCCAAAAGAACCCGTCGAGTCTATCGACTCACTCACGGCCGACCACCAAGAGCTGGCGGGCCACATGATGCTCGTCTGCAAGAAGGTCGCAGCGGCGGAAGGCTTGTCGGCCGGCTACCGCGTCGTCATCAACAACGGCAAGGACGGCGGACAGTCGGTCGATCACCTGCACTTCCACGTCCTAGGCGGTAAGTCGCTGAAGTGGCCGCCGGGCTGA
- the queG gene encoding tRNA epoxyqueuosine(34) reductase QueG: protein MNDAELTRRVKALAGEAGFSMAGVAPAVTPTGFARLGEWLAAGYVGEMHYIAERLEDYAHPERLLDGARSVLMFALDYRTAEPQAPQLGEGRVSRYAWGARDYHDIVRKKLYRIADAIKEWRPGSNTRCIIDTAPLLEREFAVLAGLGWVGKNTLVLNKSRGSYFFLASVLTDTPLDYDTPHETDHCGTCTACLDACPTQAFVAPRLLDASRCISYLTIEHPDLPSPDLREGLGEWLFGCDVCQDVCPWNRHSQPATEQALWPLEKSNPLELAPLFELDDDAFRRRFLKTPLWRPKRRGLLRNAALVLGATRAAGSEAALARGLRDSEPLVRAAAAWALGRLGTEAAISALNRHSLLEGDDSVRDEISAALDVNKTPRR from the coding sequence ATGAACGACGCCGAGTTGACCCGACGCGTGAAGGCCCTGGCGGGGGAGGCTGGCTTTTCAATGGCTGGCGTGGCCCCCGCGGTGACGCCGACGGGATTCGCTCGGCTCGGCGAGTGGCTCGCGGCGGGCTACGTGGGTGAGATGCATTACATCGCCGAACGTCTGGAAGACTATGCGCACCCCGAGCGGCTGCTCGACGGCGCTCGGAGCGTGCTGATGTTTGCGCTCGATTACCGAACCGCCGAGCCGCAAGCTCCGCAGCTGGGTGAGGGACGCGTCTCGCGCTACGCATGGGGCGCCCGTGATTACCACGACATCGTGCGCAAGAAGCTCTACAGGATCGCCGACGCGATCAAAGAGTGGCGGCCGGGATCGAACACGCGCTGTATCATCGACACAGCGCCGCTACTCGAACGCGAATTTGCGGTTCTTGCCGGCCTCGGCTGGGTCGGCAAGAACACGCTGGTGCTCAACAAGAGCCGGGGTAGCTACTTCTTCTTGGCGTCGGTGCTAACCGACACGCCGCTCGATTACGACACGCCGCACGAGACCGACCACTGCGGCACGTGCACGGCGTGCCTCGACGCTTGCCCCACGCAGGCGTTTGTCGCGCCGCGGCTGCTGGACGCGTCACGCTGCATCAGCTACTTGACGATCGAGCATCCCGACCTGCCATCGCCCGATCTGCGTGAAGGTCTCGGCGAATGGCTCTTTGGTTGCGACGTTTGCCAAGACGTTTGCCCTTGGAACCGGCATTCGCAACCGGCGACCGAACAGGCACTCTGGCCACTTGAAAAGAGCAATCCCCTTGAGCTGGCGCCGCTGTTTGAGCTCGATGACGACGCGTTCCGCCGACGCTTCTTGAAGACGCCGCTCTGGCGTCCGAAGCGACGGGGCCTCTTACGCAACGCCGCCCTGGTGCTCGGCGCCACCCGCGCGGCGGGTTCTGAGGCGGCCCTCGCCCGCGGTTTACGCGACAGCGAGCCGCTGGTTAGGGCGGCGGCGGCCTGGGCGCTGGGACGATTGGGTACCGAAGCGGCGATCTCGGCGCTGAATCGACATTCACTGCTCGAAGGAGACGATTCCGTCCGCGACGAGATTTCCGCAGCGCTCGACGTCAACAAGACCCCCCGGCGGTAG
- a CDS encoding tRNA dihydrouridine synthase, whose translation MTTLAPTPLKPLRIGNLEIGFPIVQAALSGYSDSPMRTLARRHGASYSLCEVMLDQFLVHIKIRNKTRHLLHISPEEHPVGGQLMGAEPEDFGPAAQRLSDAGFDVIDINFGCPVKKVLGRCRGGFHLSQPDVAIEIIQRVRDAVPAEKPVTVKMRRGVDDTPESRDKFFTIFDRAYELGVAAVTVHGRTVTQRYIGPSRWDFLRELKQHAGDRVVLGSGDLFSAQACLDMIAYTGVDGVTVARGAIGNPWVFQQAAELAAGRPLPDPPSLHEQRDVIAEHYRLAEELYGAERCVPDMRKFAIKYAQLHPQHLEVRADFVKVKGAGQWRTVLDRWYAEDLPGVHPAVEEPNPLATTPELATVE comes from the coding sequence ATGACGACCCTCGCGCCCACCCCCCTGAAGCCGCTAAGAATCGGCAACCTCGAAATCGGCTTCCCAATCGTCCAGGCGGCGCTGTCGGGCTACAGCGACTCGCCGATGCGGACGCTCGCCCGGCGGCACGGGGCGTCGTACTCGCTGTGCGAGGTGATGCTGGACCAGTTCCTCGTTCACATCAAGATCCGCAACAAGACGCGACATCTGCTGCACATCTCGCCCGAAGAGCACCCCGTTGGCGGGCAGCTCATGGGCGCCGAGCCGGAGGACTTCGGGCCCGCCGCCCAGCGACTGTCGGACGCGGGTTTCGATGTGATCGACATCAACTTCGGATGCCCCGTGAAGAAAGTGCTCGGGCGCTGCCGCGGCGGGTTCCATCTCAGTCAGCCCGACGTGGCGATCGAGATCATCCAGCGCGTCCGCGATGCGGTTCCGGCGGAGAAGCCCGTCACTGTGAAGATGCGTCGCGGCGTTGACGACACACCCGAAAGCCGTGACAAGTTCTTCACGATCTTCGACCGTGCCTACGAGCTTGGGGTCGCAGCGGTCACGGTGCACGGCCGCACGGTGACGCAGCGCTACATCGGCCCGTCGCGGTGGGACTTCTTGCGGGAGCTGAAGCAGCACGCCGGCGACCGAGTCGTGCTCGGCAGCGGCGACCTGTTTAGCGCGCAGGCGTGTCTCGACATGATCGCCTACACGGGCGTCGATGGTGTGACGGTTGCGCGCGGCGCGATCGGCAACCCGTGGGTCTTCCAGCAAGCCGCCGAACTCGCCGCCGGTCGGCCGCTCCCCGACCCGCCGTCGCTGCACGAGCAGCGCGACGTGATTGCCGAACACTACCGGTTGGCGGAAGAGCTCTACGGCGCTGAGCGTTGCGTGCCCGACATGCGGAAGTTCGCGATCAAGTACGCGCAGCTCCACCCGCAGCATCTCGAAGTGCGGGCCGACTTCGTGAAAGTCAAAGGCGCCGGCCAGTGGCGCACCGTGCTCGACCGCTGGTACGCCGAGGACCTGCCGGGCGTGCATCCAGCGGTTGAAGAGCCGAACCCGCTGGCGACGACGCCTGAATTGGCGACAGTTGAATGA